A window from Streptomyces sp. NBC_00299 encodes these proteins:
- a CDS encoding NAD(P)/FAD-dependent oxidoreductase, whose protein sequence is MTSNTRVVVIGAGLAGVRLARRLGELGTPVTLVGDEEHRPYNRVLLAEVLAGRYSPDVIALPVPAELTRGRVTGIDREVRAVHLADGSEIAYDTLVLATGSNPVLPPLRGLFTPDHVLPEGVHAFRTMDDCLGLSKAVRPGVRAVVIGGGLLGVSAARALALRGAQVVLAQQSERLMERQLDPAASKLVRRHLVDLGVEVHTDLRVRDVRCVGGAVRSVEMADGYALDADLVVLACGVHPRVGLAQIAGLDVRKGIVVDDELRTSDPHIRAVGDCAQHDGTVYGLAAPALEQADVLAELLAGNGTARYTGTRALTRLTLAGEGFFDLAAFGETEARPGDDVVQLTDATRGTYRKVVVRDDRLVGGVLVGELGTVGALARAWEGAEPLPDDAPLLHLLTNDGGS, encoded by the coding sequence ATGACCTCGAATACGCGTGTGGTGGTGATCGGCGCCGGCCTCGCGGGCGTACGGCTCGCCCGGCGGCTCGGCGAGCTCGGCACGCCCGTGACGCTCGTCGGCGACGAGGAGCACCGCCCGTACAACCGGGTGCTGCTCGCGGAGGTGCTGGCCGGCCGGTACAGCCCCGACGTGATCGCCCTCCCGGTGCCGGCGGAGCTGACGCGTGGCCGGGTCACCGGCATCGACCGCGAGGTGCGAGCCGTACACCTCGCGGACGGGTCGGAGATCGCATACGACACGCTGGTCCTGGCCACCGGTTCGAACCCGGTGCTGCCGCCCCTGCGCGGTCTGTTCACGCCCGACCATGTGCTGCCCGAGGGTGTGCACGCGTTCCGGACCATGGACGACTGCCTGGGCCTGTCCAAGGCCGTACGGCCCGGCGTGCGGGCGGTCGTGATCGGCGGTGGGCTCCTCGGGGTCTCCGCGGCCCGTGCCCTCGCGCTGCGCGGCGCGCAGGTCGTGCTCGCCCAGCAGTCCGAGCGGCTGATGGAGCGGCAGCTCGACCCGGCCGCCTCGAAGCTGGTCCGGCGCCATCTCGTCGACCTCGGCGTGGAGGTGCACACCGACCTGCGCGTGCGTGACGTGCGCTGCGTCGGCGGCGCGGTCCGCTCGGTGGAGATGGCCGACGGATACGCCCTCGACGCCGACCTCGTGGTCCTCGCCTGCGGAGTCCACCCGCGCGTGGGCCTCGCGCAGATCGCGGGGCTGGACGTCCGCAAGGGGATCGTCGTCGACGACGAGCTCCGTACGTCCGACCCGCACATCCGGGCCGTCGGCGACTGCGCGCAGCACGACGGGACGGTGTACGGGCTGGCCGCACCCGCACTCGAACAAGCCGACGTACTGGCCGAGTTGCTGGCCGGGAACGGCACCGCCCGTTACACGGGCACCCGGGCGCTCACCCGGCTGACGCTGGCCGGTGAGGGCTTCTTCGACCTCGCCGCGTTCGGCGAGACGGAGGCCCGGCCCGGCGACGACGTCGTGCAACTGACCGACGCCACCCGCGGCACTTATCGCAAGGTCGTCGTCCGCGACGACCGCCTGGTCGGCGGGGTTCTCGTCGGCGAACTCGGCACCGTCGGCGCGCTCGCCCGCGCCTGGGAGGGAGCAGAGCCGCTCCCCGACGACGCCCCGCTGCTCCACCTGCTCACCAACGATGGAGGCTCCTGA
- a CDS encoding sulfite exporter TauE/SafE family protein, producing MPDISLTMVVVLCLAALAAGWIDAVVGGGGLLLLPALLLGLPASTPAAYALGTNKAVAIVGTSGAAVTYARKAPVDVRLAVRIGLAALVGSSGGAFFAAGMSTEVLKPVIMVVLLAVAAFVILRPAFGTAPATGPASRRRVLAAIGLAGLGIGFYDGLIGPGTGTFLVLSLTAMLHLDLVTASATAKIVNCCTNAGALATFAWQGTVLWQLAAVMAVFNLAGGTLGARTALKKGSGFVRVVLLTVVFALVAKLAYEQWLAWPRVTA from the coding sequence ATGCCCGACATATCGCTGACCATGGTCGTCGTCCTGTGCCTCGCGGCCCTCGCGGCCGGCTGGATCGACGCCGTGGTCGGCGGCGGAGGCCTCCTGCTGCTCCCGGCGCTGCTGCTCGGCCTCCCGGCGAGCACCCCGGCCGCGTACGCGCTCGGCACCAACAAGGCGGTCGCGATCGTCGGCACCTCGGGCGCCGCGGTGACGTACGCCCGCAAGGCACCCGTGGACGTACGGCTCGCCGTACGCATCGGTCTCGCGGCACTCGTGGGCTCCTCCGGCGGCGCCTTCTTCGCGGCCGGCATGAGCACCGAGGTGCTGAAGCCCGTGATCATGGTGGTGCTGCTCGCCGTGGCCGCCTTCGTGATCCTGCGCCCCGCGTTCGGCACCGCGCCGGCGACGGGACCGGCCTCCCGCCGCCGGGTCCTCGCCGCGATCGGCCTGGCCGGCCTGGGCATCGGCTTCTACGACGGGCTGATCGGCCCCGGCACCGGTACGTTCCTGGTCCTCTCCCTCACCGCCATGCTCCACCTCGACCTCGTCACCGCCTCCGCCACCGCGAAGATCGTCAACTGCTGCACCAACGCCGGTGCGCTCGCCACCTTCGCCTGGCAGGGCACGGTCCTGTGGCAGCTGGCCGCGGTGATGGCCGTGTTCAACCTGGCGGGCGGCACGCTCGGGGCCCGTACGGCACTGAAGAAGGGCAGCGGATTCGTGCGGGTGGTGCTGCTGACGGTGGTGTTCGCGCTGGTGGCGAAGCTGGCGTACGAGCAGTGGTTGGCCTGGCCGAGGGTTACTGCCTGA
- a CDS encoding NAD(P)-dependent oxidoreductase: protein MTDNAPAPGTTPDPTPTPTPTPLTLLGTGAMGTALARTWLAAGHPLTVWNRTPARAEPLAAEGATVAASAADAVAANRLVVVCLLDDASVGEALEGVDLSGRDLVNLTTGTPAQGRSRAAWAEARGARFLDAGIMAVPPMIGHAESGAYVFYSGSPELFEEHGETLAVPAGTRYVGSDPGFAALHDVALLSAMDGMFAGVLHAFALIRREDIAPTDFAPLLVSWLGAMAPAVHTAAEQLESGDYGKDVVSNLAMQVAGNATLLATAEEQGVSAELLTPYTTLMERWLAAGHGDEDTTGMVELLDLRQ, encoded by the coding sequence ATGACTGACAACGCCCCTGCGCCCGGCACGACCCCAGACCCCACCCCCACTCCCACCCCCACCCCGCTCACCCTCCTCGGCACCGGTGCCATGGGCACCGCCCTGGCCCGCACCTGGCTCGCCGCCGGGCATCCGCTCACCGTCTGGAACCGCACGCCCGCCCGCGCCGAACCCCTGGCCGCCGAGGGTGCGACCGTCGCCGCGAGCGCGGCCGACGCGGTGGCCGCGAACCGGCTGGTCGTCGTCTGCCTCCTCGACGACGCCTCGGTCGGCGAAGCCCTCGAAGGCGTCGACCTGTCGGGGCGTGACCTGGTGAACCTCACCACCGGCACCCCCGCCCAGGGCCGCTCCCGCGCCGCCTGGGCCGAAGCGCGCGGCGCCCGTTTCCTGGACGCCGGGATCATGGCCGTACCGCCGATGATCGGGCACGCGGAGTCGGGGGCGTACGTCTTCTACAGCGGCTCGCCCGAGTTGTTCGAGGAGCACGGCGAGACCCTCGCGGTTCCGGCCGGCACCCGTTACGTCGGCTCGGACCCCGGCTTCGCCGCGCTGCACGACGTCGCGCTGCTGAGCGCGATGGACGGCATGTTCGCGGGCGTGCTGCACGCCTTCGCGCTGATCCGCCGGGAGGACATCGCCCCGACGGACTTCGCGCCGCTGCTGGTGTCGTGGCTCGGCGCGATGGCGCCCGCCGTGCACACGGCCGCCGAGCAACTGGAGAGCGGCGACTACGGCAAGGACGTCGTGTCCAACCTCGCCATGCAGGTCGCGGGCAACGCCACCCTGCTGGCCACGGCCGAGGAGCAGGGCGTGAGCGCCGAGCTGCTGACGCCGTACACGACCCTCATGGAGCGGTGGCTCGCCGCGGGACACGGCGACGAGGACACCACCGGCATGGTCGAACTGCTCGACCTCAGGCAGTAA
- a CDS encoding winged helix-turn-helix transcriptional regulator produces the protein MGIGRRPGAYVCGIDAAMDVVGGKWKVLILWALHVRPYRFGELRRELPGVTEKVLAAQLRELEADGIVHREAYDEVPPRVEYSLTPLGVSLNEALGPLGVWGRVNILGGAGEPGGEPAGETADEAHGSATPDSAAAGEMREHDDVALIPGRP, from the coding sequence ATGGGGATCGGAAGGCGGCCGGGGGCGTACGTCTGCGGGATCGACGCGGCGATGGACGTGGTCGGCGGCAAGTGGAAGGTGCTCATCCTCTGGGCGCTGCATGTGCGGCCGTACCGCTTCGGGGAGCTGCGGCGCGAGCTGCCCGGCGTGACGGAGAAGGTGCTCGCGGCCCAGCTGAGGGAGCTGGAGGCGGACGGGATCGTGCACCGGGAGGCGTACGACGAGGTCCCGCCACGAGTGGAGTACTCGCTGACGCCGCTCGGGGTCTCGCTCAACGAGGCGCTGGGCCCGCTCGGGGTCTGGGGCCGGGTGAACATCCTGGGCGGCGCCGGGGAGCCGGGCGGGGAGCCGGCCGGAGAGACGGCCGACGAGGCGCACGGGTCCGCGACGCCGGATTCAGCGGCTGCCGGTGAGATGCGCGAACACGACGACGTTGCCCTGATACCCGGTCGTCCGTGA
- a CDS encoding class F sortase has product MRNRSRRSRRSVGNAAIAAVTALALGSGAWLLRNGTETHAPPQPSAAQARESAGARKGADGRTHAGTRETAAADEAPEAGQSAAPALPPSPPDHIRIPSIRVSAPLMGLGLTRTGSLDVPPAERKNLAGWYEAGTTPGETGTAIVAGHVDNAEGPAVFYRLGALKKGSTIEVDRRDGGTALFSVDAVEVYDAEDFPDEKVYGPAPRPELRVITCGGGYSRTTGYQGNVVVFAHLTGSR; this is encoded by the coding sequence GTGCGCAATCGCAGTCGTCGCAGTCGCAGGAGCGTCGGCAACGCCGCCATAGCCGCGGTCACCGCCCTCGCCCTGGGCTCCGGCGCCTGGCTCCTGCGCAACGGCACCGAGACGCACGCCCCGCCGCAGCCGTCGGCCGCGCAGGCCAGGGAGAGCGCAGGGGCCAGGAAGGGTGCCGACGGCAGAACCCATGCCGGGACCCGCGAGACCGCCGCCGCCGACGAGGCCCCTGAGGCCGGGCAGAGCGCCGCCCCCGCACTTCCCCCCTCCCCTCCCGACCACATCCGCATCCCCTCGATCCGCGTCTCCGCGCCCCTCATGGGCCTGGGTCTGACGCGGACGGGCAGCCTCGATGTGCCGCCCGCCGAGCGGAAGAACCTCGCCGGGTGGTACGAGGCCGGCACCACGCCCGGTGAGACCGGCACCGCGATCGTCGCCGGCCACGTCGACAACGCCGAAGGGCCCGCCGTCTTCTACCGCCTCGGCGCCCTGAAGAAGGGCAGCACGATCGAGGTGGACCGGCGCGACGGCGGCACGGCGCTCTTCTCGGTGGACGCCGTCGAGGTGTACGACGCCGAGGACTTCCCCGACGAGAAGGTGTACGGCCCGGCACCGCGCCCCGAGCTGCGGGTGATCACCTGCGGTGGCGGTTACTCACGGACGACCGGGTATCAGGGCAACGTCGTCGTGTTCGCGCATCTCACCGGCAGCCGCTGA
- a CDS encoding M4 family metallopeptidase — protein MSRIRPHLSGSRLATAGIAATTATLLATTLSPNAGADDSPTRATALKNAASALKDRAGSLGLTAATDTAVRDVIVDADGTQHVRYDRTYRQLPVLGGDFVVHLAKDGTYRSASRATKDTLSLSSVTPKVSAPKAADLAATVLRAANVGETLKRLTSKPELVVDALHGAPKLAWRTDAVAQDSAGNPVARTVLTDARTGAKIDAWDSIEQAAGDGKSLYAGTVPLETTASGSTYQLKDATRGGTYTGDAANKTDLCILTICLSRAPSTVFTDADNRWGTGAASDRATAAVDAQYGTDVTWDYYKDVHGRNGIAGDGKGSFNRVHYGNDYNNAFWDDTCFCMTYGDGDGTQLGPLVSLDVAGHEMTHGVTSKTAALTYSGESGGLNEATSDIFGSLVEFHAGNSSDPGDYLIGEKVVRSGLGRSALRYMDKPSKDSVSVDCWSTGTADLDVHYSSGIGNHFAYLLAEGSGAKTVNGVSYNSPTCDGSSVTGIGRGKLGKIWYRALTVYMTSSTNYAGARSATLSAAKDLYGAGSAEYSAVGAAWKAVNVG, from the coding sequence ATGAGCCGAATACGGCCGCACCTGAGTGGTTCCCGACTCGCCACGGCCGGCATCGCCGCCACCACCGCCACCCTGCTGGCCACCACGCTCTCCCCCAACGCCGGTGCGGACGACAGTCCGACCAGGGCCACCGCGCTGAAGAACGCGGCGTCGGCCCTGAAGGACCGCGCGGGGAGCCTGGGGCTGACGGCCGCCACGGACACCGCCGTGCGGGACGTGATCGTGGACGCGGACGGCACCCAGCACGTCCGCTACGACCGCACCTACCGCCAACTCCCGGTACTCGGCGGCGACTTCGTCGTCCACCTGGCGAAGGACGGTACGTACCGCAGCGCCTCCCGCGCGACGAAGGACACGCTGTCCCTGTCGAGCGTGACGCCCAAGGTCTCGGCGCCCAAGGCGGCCGACCTGGCGGCGACGGTGCTGCGTGCGGCCAACGTCGGCGAGACGCTGAAGAGGCTCACGTCCAAGCCCGAGCTGGTGGTCGACGCTCTGCACGGCGCCCCGAAGCTGGCCTGGCGGACCGATGCCGTCGCCCAGGACTCCGCCGGTAACCCGGTCGCCCGCACGGTGCTGACGGACGCCCGCACCGGAGCGAAGATCGACGCGTGGGACAGCATCGAGCAGGCGGCGGGCGACGGGAAGTCGCTGTACGCGGGCACGGTGCCGCTGGAGACGACGGCGTCGGGGTCGACGTACCAGCTGAAGGACGCCACGCGCGGAGGCACGTACACCGGCGACGCGGCGAACAAGACCGACCTGTGCATCCTGACCATCTGCCTCAGCCGTGCCCCGTCGACCGTCTTCACGGACGCCGACAACCGCTGGGGCACCGGTGCGGCGAGCGACCGTGCGACGGCCGCGGTGGACGCTCAGTACGGCACGGACGTGACGTGGGACTACTACAAGGACGTCCACGGCCGTAACGGCATCGCGGGTGACGGCAAGGGCTCGTTCAACCGCGTGCACTACGGGAACGACTACAACAACGCCTTCTGGGACGACACCTGCTTCTGCATGACGTACGGCGACGGTGACGGCACCCAGCTCGGGCCGCTGGTGTCGCTGGACGTGGCCGGCCACGAGATGACGCACGGCGTGACGTCCAAGACGGCCGCGCTGACGTACTCGGGCGAGTCCGGTGGCCTGAACGAGGCGACGTCGGACATCTTCGGGTCGCTCGTGGAGTTCCACGCGGGCAATTCCTCGGATCCGGGCGACTATCTGATCGGTGAGAAGGTCGTCCGGTCGGGGCTCGGCCGGAGCGCCCTGCGGTACATGGACAAGCCGTCGAAGGACAGCGTCTCGGTCGACTGCTGGAGCACCGGGACGGCGGACCTCGACGTCCACTACTCGTCGGGAATCGGCAACCACTTCGCGTATCTGCTGGCCGAGGGCAGCGGGGCGAAGACGGTGAACGGCGTCAGCTACAACTCCCCCACCTGTGACGGCTCTTCGGTGACGGGGATCGGCCGGGGGAAGCTCGGCAAGATCTGGTACCGGGCGCTGACGGTCTACATGACGTCCTCGACGAACTACGCGGGGGCGCGGTCTGCGACGCTCAGTGCGGCGAAGGACCTCTACGGGGCCGGGAGTGCGGAGTACTCCGCGGTCGGGGCTGCCTGGAAGGCCGTGAACGTAGGCTGA
- a CDS encoding gamma-glutamylcyclotransferase family protein, producing MTPPPLPFFVYGTLRPGEPNHDAFLRGRTRTEEPARLAGAVLYDGPGYPYAVEALGGSGTVYGDLVTARPEDYPALLAALDHLEEYAPNDPHSLYERVAREVLRDTDGTAVQAWVYVAAPPVAARLRARGRLIETGDWTTRRAG from the coding sequence GTGACCCCGCCGCCCCTGCCCTTCTTCGTCTACGGCACCCTCCGCCCCGGCGAGCCCAACCACGACGCCTTCCTTCGCGGCCGCACCCGCACGGAGGAACCGGCGCGACTGGCCGGGGCGGTGCTGTACGACGGCCCCGGCTACCCGTACGCCGTCGAGGCCCTGGGCGGCAGCGGCACGGTGTACGGCGATCTCGTCACGGCCCGGCCAGAGGACTACCCCGCGCTCCTCGCCGCCCTGGACCACCTGGAGGAGTACGCCCCGAACGACCCGCACAGCCTCTACGAACGCGTCGCCCGCGAGGTACTCCGCGACACCGACGGAACGGCCGTACAGGCCTGGGTATATGTCGCGGCGCCCCCGGTCGCAGCCCGCCTGCGCGCCCGAGGCAGACTCATCGAGACCGGCGACTGGACGACACGGCGGGCTGGCTGA
- a CDS encoding molybdopterin oxidoreductase family protein — protein sequence MPNSATPTHCPYCALQCGMNLTPLQGGGVAVVERPDFPVNKGALCGKGRTAPAVLESSVRLTSPLVRSGGTLVPATWDEALDRVAEGLARTRTEHGPDACGVFGGGGLTNEKAYSLGKFARIVLGTSQIDYNGRFCMSSAAAAGIKAFGLDRGLPFPLEDIPRTGCVILVGSNLAETMPPSLRFFNELRENGGTLVVVDPRRTKTAEQADLHLAPRPGTDLALALGLLHLVVAEGRVDEEYVQERTAGWEDARAAAMAHWPEYVERITGVSVPELREAVRLFCEPEHAMVLTARGPEQQSKGTDTVGAWINLCLATGRAGRPLSGYGCLTGQGNGQGGREHGQKADQLPGYRKLDDPAARRHVAEVWGVDPDSLPGPGRSAYELLDALGSDIKSLLLMGSNPVVSAPRAAHIEERIKSLDFLAVCDVVLSETAALADVVLPVTQWAEETGTTTNLEGRVLLRRRAIGPPEGVRSDLEVMHELAARLGGGKGTALEKGFPTDAEEVFEELRRASAGGAADYSGITYRRLAEEDGVFWPCPAVSATGEEGKSAAAHPGTPRLFLDRFATPDGRARFVPVSHRAAAEEPDDEYPVLLTTGRVVAQYQSGAQTRRVAELNAAAPGPFVELHPRLAARLGAAEGDPVAVISRRGRAVAPARITTGIRPDTVFMPFHWPGEGRANTLTNPALDPTSRMPEFKACAVRVEAVKS from the coding sequence ATGCCGAACTCCGCGACGCCCACGCACTGCCCGTACTGCGCCCTGCAGTGCGGAATGAACCTCACGCCCTTGCAGGGCGGGGGTGTCGCGGTGGTCGAGCGGCCGGACTTCCCGGTGAACAAGGGGGCGCTGTGCGGCAAGGGCCGTACGGCGCCCGCGGTGCTGGAATCGAGCGTCCGCCTGACCTCGCCGCTGGTGCGGTCGGGCGGCACGCTCGTGCCGGCCACCTGGGACGAGGCGCTGGACCGCGTCGCCGAGGGGCTCGCCCGCACGCGTACGGAACATGGCCCGGACGCGTGCGGGGTCTTCGGCGGCGGCGGCCTGACGAACGAGAAGGCGTACAGCCTCGGCAAGTTCGCGAGGATCGTGCTCGGCACCTCGCAGATCGACTACAACGGCCGTTTCTGCATGTCGTCGGCGGCCGCGGCCGGGATCAAGGCGTTCGGCCTGGACCGGGGGCTGCCGTTCCCGCTGGAGGACATCCCGCGGACGGGCTGCGTCATCCTCGTCGGCTCCAACCTCGCGGAGACGATGCCGCCGTCGCTCCGCTTCTTCAACGAGCTGCGCGAGAACGGCGGCACGCTCGTCGTCGTCGACCCGCGCCGTACGAAGACCGCCGAGCAGGCCGACCTGCACCTGGCACCCCGCCCCGGCACCGACCTGGCGCTGGCCCTCGGCCTGCTGCACCTGGTCGTCGCCGAAGGGCGGGTCGACGAGGAGTACGTCCAGGAGCGCACGGCCGGCTGGGAGGACGCGCGGGCCGCCGCGATGGCGCACTGGCCGGAGTACGTGGAGCGGATCACGGGGGTGTCCGTTCCTGAACTCCGGGAAGCCGTACGGCTGTTCTGTGAGCCGGAGCACGCGATGGTGCTCACCGCGCGCGGGCCCGAGCAGCAGTCCAAGGGCACGGACACGGTGGGCGCGTGGATCAACCTGTGCCTGGCGACGGGACGGGCGGGCCGTCCGCTGTCCGGGTACGGCTGTCTCACCGGGCAGGGCAACGGGCAGGGCGGGCGCGAGCACGGCCAGAAGGCCGACCAGCTGCCCGGCTACCGCAAGCTGGACGACCCTGCGGCGCGGCGGCATGTCGCCGAGGTGTGGGGCGTGGACCCGGACAGCCTGCCCGGGCCGGGGCGCAGTGCGTACGAGCTGCTGGACGCGCTCGGCTCGGACATCAAGTCGCTGCTGCTGATGGGCTCCAACCCGGTGGTGTCTGCACCGCGTGCCGCGCACATCGAGGAGCGGATCAAGTCCCTTGATTTCCTTGCGGTGTGTGACGTGGTGCTGTCGGAGACGGCCGCCCTCGCGGACGTCGTCCTGCCGGTCACGCAGTGGGCGGAGGAGACGGGTACGACCACCAACCTGGAGGGCCGGGTGCTGCTGCGCCGGAGGGCGATCGGCCCGCCGGAGGGCGTTCGCAGCGACCTGGAGGTCATGCACGAGCTCGCCGCGCGGCTGGGTGGCGGAAAGGGAACGGCCCTGGAGAAGGGCTTCCCGACCGACGCCGAGGAGGTGTTCGAGGAACTGCGGCGAGCGAGTGCGGGTGGGGCGGCCGACTACTCGGGGATCACGTATCGGAGGCTGGCGGAGGAGGACGGGGTGTTCTGGCCGTGTCCGGCGGTGAGCGCGACCGGCGAAGAGGGCAAGAGCGCCGCCGCGCACCCCGGCACGCCGCGCCTCTTCCTCGACCGGTTCGCCACGCCGGACGGACGGGCGAGGTTCGTCCCCGTGTCGCACCGGGCGGCCGCCGAGGAACCCGACGACGAGTACCCGGTCCTCCTCACGACCGGCCGGGTCGTGGCGCAGTACCAGTCCGGCGCCCAGACCCGCCGCGTCGCCGAACTGAACGCCGCCGCGCCGGGCCCCTTCGTGGAACTGCACCCCCGCCTTGCGGCACGGCTCGGGGCGGCCGAGGGCGACCCGGTGGCCGTGATCTCACGCCGGGGCCGTGCGGTGGCCCCGGCCCGCATCACGACCGGCATCCGCCCCGACACCGTCTTCATGCCCTTCCACTGGCCGGGCGAGGGCCGCGCCAACACCCTGACCAACCCGGCACTCGACCCGACATCACGCATGCCGGAGTTCAAGGCGTGCGCGGTGCGGGTGGAGGCGGTGAAGTCCTAG
- a CDS encoding SanA/YdcF family protein: protein MRRPKLRRPRLPRTRAGQRRLVQAVMAGCVLGLLPATWMYVVTDGRLHTKADVPRTEVAVVFGAGLWEGEPSPYLAHRLDAAAELYREGRIEVVLVTGDNSRKDYDEPDAMRTYLTRHGVPDSRIVSDYAGFDTWDSCVRAKKIFGVDEAVLISQGFHIRRAVALCQEAGVTSYGVGVDARHDATWYYGGTREILAAGKAALDAVFEPDPRFLGPREAGVANALAAER from the coding sequence ATGCGCCGACCGAAGCTGCGAAGACCACGTCTGCCGCGCACCCGCGCCGGGCAGCGGCGGCTGGTGCAGGCCGTGATGGCCGGGTGCGTGCTGGGGCTGCTTCCGGCCACCTGGATGTACGTCGTGACCGACGGCCGGCTGCACACCAAGGCCGACGTGCCGCGCACCGAAGTCGCGGTCGTATTCGGCGCCGGGCTGTGGGAGGGCGAGCCGTCCCCCTACCTCGCGCACCGCCTCGACGCGGCGGCCGAGCTGTACCGCGAGGGGCGGATCGAGGTCGTCCTCGTCACCGGCGACAACAGCCGCAAGGACTATGACGAGCCCGACGCCATGCGGACGTATCTGACCAGGCACGGCGTGCCCGACTCCCGCATCGTCAGCGACTACGCCGGGTTCGACACCTGGGACTCCTGCGTCCGCGCGAAGAAGATCTTCGGCGTCGACGAGGCGGTGCTGATCAGCCAGGGCTTCCACATCCGGCGGGCGGTCGCGCTGTGCCAGGAGGCGGGCGTGACGTCGTACGGGGTCGGGGTCGACGCCCGCCACGACGCCACCTGGTACTACGGCGGCACGCGGGAGATCCTCGCGGCCGGAAAGGCGGCCCTGGACGCCGTGTTCGAGCCGGATCCCCGGTTCCTCGGGCCGCGGGAGGCGGGGGTGGCGAACGCGTTGGCGGCGGAGCGGTGA
- a CDS encoding sirohydrochlorin chelatase: MTASNPLHDESTTAHLDSTAHLMNRISSQLASQLSLVSLDGRRRPEPPALVVVAHGSRDPRALSTVRALLDKVRALRPGLPVHLGHIELNEPLLPDTLAALGTREAVLVPLLLSRGYHVKRDIPEMAAEADVHARVAPALGPHPLLVEALYARLVEAGWRNRMDEPTRRASAVVLAAAGSRDPDSKVDTARTAHLLANRLGVPVIPAYATTATPTVPEAITALAARGRTRVAVASYFTAPGRFATECAQAAPWIASAPLGTHPAMARLLLHRYDSTVTTPLTTTPELASA; this comes from the coding sequence ATGACGGCGTCGAACCCGCTTCACGACGAGTCCACGACGGCCCACCTCGACAGTACGGCGCACCTCATGAACCGGATCAGCAGCCAGCTCGCCAGCCAGCTCAGCCTCGTCTCGCTCGACGGCAGACGGCGGCCCGAACCGCCCGCGCTCGTCGTCGTGGCCCACGGCAGCCGCGACCCGCGCGCCCTGAGCACCGTACGCGCGCTCCTCGACAAGGTCCGCGCCCTGCGCCCCGGCCTGCCGGTCCACCTCGGCCACATCGAGCTGAACGAGCCCCTGCTCCCCGACACCCTCGCCGCCCTCGGCACCCGCGAGGCGGTCCTCGTCCCTCTCCTCCTCAGCCGCGGCTACCACGTCAAGCGGGACATCCCCGAGATGGCCGCCGAAGCCGACGTCCACGCGCGCGTGGCTCCCGCACTCGGCCCGCACCCCCTGCTGGTCGAGGCCTTGTACGCCCGCCTCGTCGAGGCCGGCTGGCGCAATCGCATGGACGAGCCCACCCGCCGAGCGAGCGCGGTCGTGCTGGCAGCGGCCGGCTCCCGCGACCCCGATTCCAAGGTCGACACGGCCCGCACGGCCCACCTCCTGGCCAACCGCCTGGGCGTCCCGGTGATCCCGGCCTACGCGACCACGGCGACCCCGACGGTCCCGGAAGCCATCACAGCCCTGGCGGCCCGGGGCCGCACCAGGGTGGCGGTGGCCTCGTACTTCACAGCCCCCGGCCGCTTCGCGACAGAGTGCGCCCAGGCGGCCCCATGGATCGCCTCGGCCCCCTTGGGCACCCACCCAGCGATGGCCCGCCTCCTCCTCCACCGCTACGACAGCACTGTCACAACACCGCTGACGACAACACCGGAATTGGCGTCGGCTTGA